Proteins encoded together in one Gemmatimonadota bacterium window:
- a CDS encoding type II toxin-antitoxin system PemK/MazF family toxin, with protein sequence MTRGDIWWASLPDPVGSGPGYRRPVLVVQNDAFNRSRLGTVVVVALSSNIRLVDAPGNVLIPARSSGLPRDSIANVTQVVTVDREMLSEHVRTVPPALQRQIDEGLRLALDL encoded by the coding sequence CATTTGGTGGGCGAGTCTGCCTGATCCGGTTGGCTCTGGGCCGGGTTACCGCCGGCCGGTGCTCGTAGTGCAGAACGACGCCTTCAATCGGAGCCGGCTCGGCACCGTTGTTGTAGTGGCGCTGTCATCCAACATTCGTCTGGTTGATGCGCCCGGCAATGTGCTGATTCCGGCGCGGAGTTCTGGATTGCCGCGCGACTCCATTGCGAATGTCACGCAGGTGGTGACGGTGGACCGCGAGATGCTCAGCGAGCATGTGCGCACGGTTCCGCCGGCGTTGCAACGTCAAATAGATGAAGGGCTGCGGTTGGCGTTGGATCTCTAA